A stretch of Macadamia integrifolia cultivar HAES 741 chromosome 7, SCU_Mint_v3, whole genome shotgun sequence DNA encodes these proteins:
- the LOC122084894 gene encoding protein NRT1/ PTR FAMILY 6.2-like: MTSKKVTYAIDYKGQPADKTRTGGWLSAACILVMEACERFTTMGIAANLVTYSIGTLHLPSATAANIVSDFSGAGYLLCLVGGFIADSFLGRYWTVAISGVIIAVGAAILSISCAIPTLQPPPCPLNSSTCIPANGFQVGILNLALYVIAIGQGGLKANVSGFGTDQFDENDKKEKTKMDYLFSRFYFCISLGTILSVTLGIGVQDYVSLSWGYGICCIAFFFGTLLYMLRTRKYRYKNCVGSPIVQVLNVMVAALRKRKLVCPTDVDTLYDDPTETAPRIHHTDQIHWLDKAAIIDETDYGTNGSVIRNRWKLCSVTKVEEVKMVVRLLPIWASTIYFWCIHSQVLTFSVEQASTMERTIGNNFQIPAGSFNTFYILGILIGAAFYDRLIIPLMKRWKGKHGFTNLQRIAIGIVFSIVAMTIAAIVETKRLAVVKVAGGNVAILPVKFYMLIPQFFFVGVAESFTYSGQLDFFITRSPKGMKSMSTGLFLSTIGFGFFVSTFIVSIITQVTGTQLGTGWLTSNINYGKLYYFYALLAVLSFINLIFYILCALWYVRTMKNATQIESIITSSDEEEKHDMQMKGTLTTFAEED, translated from the exons CAACAATGGGAATTGCAGCTAACCTGGTGACTTATTCAATTGGGACGTTGCATCTTCCTAGTGCAACTGCGGCCAATATCGTATCAGATTTTTCTGGCGCTGGATATCTCTTGTGTTTGGTTGGCGGTTTCATTGCGGATAGTTTCTTAGGCCGTTATTGGACAGTAGCCATTTCCGGAGTGATCATAGCAGTG GGCGCTGCAATTTTATCAATCTCATGCGCAATCCCAACACTACAACCACCCCCTTGTCCCCTTAACAGCAGTACGTGCATACCGGCCAATGGATTTCAAGTTGGAATTCTGAATCTCGCTCTGTACGTGATCGCAATTGGACAAGGAGGACTTAAAGCCAATGTCTCAGGATTTGGAACTGATCAATTCGATGAGAatgataagaaggaaaaaacaaagatGGATTACTTGTTCAGTAGATTTTATTTCTGCATCAGTCTTGGAACTATACTTAGTGTCACACTAGGAATAGGTGTACAAGACTATGTGAGCCTAAGCTGGGGATACGGCATTTGCTGTATTGCATTCTTTTTTGGAACACTTCTATATATGTTGCGGACTAGAAAATACAGGTACAAGAACTGCGTGGGAAGCCCCATTGTTCAAGTTCTCAACGTTATGGTGGCTGCTCTACGGAAGAGAAAACTCGTTTGTCCTACCGACGTTGATACCTTATATGATGACCCTACTGAGACTGCTCCAAGAATCCATCACACAGACCAAATTCA TTGGTTGGACAAGGCTGCAATCATTGACGAAACCGACTATGGTACTAATGGTTCTGTGATTCGAAACCGTTGGAAACTATGTTCAGTCACAAAGGTAGAGGAGGTGAAAATGGTGGTTAGACTACTGCCGATTTGGGCCTCCACAATCTATTTCTGGTGCATACATTCACAAGTGCTCACTTTCTCTGTGGAGCAAGCTTCAACAATGGAGAGAACAATCGGGAACAACTTTCAAATCCCGGCAGGCTCTTTCAATACCTTTTATATTTTGGGCATTTTAATTGGTGCTGCTTTCTACGACCGATTGATCATTCCTTTGATGAAGAGGTGGAAAGGGAAACATG GTTTCACCAACCTGCAAAGAATAGCTATTGGCATTGTCTTTTCAATTGTAGCCATGACAATTGCTGCAATCGTGGAGACAAAACGGCTGGCCGTGGTGAAAGTTGCGGGCGGCAATGTCGCAATTTTGCCTGTGAAATTTTACATGTTGATCCCGCAGTTCTTCTTTGTTGGCGTAGCAGAATCATTCACGTACAGTGGTCAGCTTGACTTCTTCATAACCAGATCTCCGAAAGGGATGAAGTCGATGAGCACTGGGCTTTTCCTCTCGACTATTGGATTTGGGTTTTTCGTCAGCACATTTATAGTGTCTATAATCACCCAGGTGACTGGAACTCAGCTTGGCACTGGATGGCTAACTAGCAACATAAACTATGGGAAATTATACTATTTCTATGCTCTTCTGGCAGTGTTAAGCTTCATAAACTTGATATTCTATATTCTCTGTGCCCTATGGTATGTGAGAACAATGAAAAATGCTACACAAATTGAGAGCATCATTACAAGTTCTGATGAGGAAGAAAAACATGATATGCAGATGAAGGGCACCCTTACAACTTTTGCAGAGGAAGATTAA
- the LOC122084895 gene encoding protein NRT1/ PTR FAMILY 6.2-like gives MERTIGNNFQTPAGSFNAFCISRILIDAAFYDWERKMSPKVTYAIDYKGQPADKTRTGGWMSAATILVTEACERFTTMGIAANLVTYSTGTLHLPSSVAANMVSNFSGTGYVLCLVGGFVADSFLGRYWTILISSITLAVGAGILSISCAVPTLQPPPCPLNSSTCIPANGFQVGIINLALYVIAVGEGGLKANASGFGTDQFDEDDKKEKTKMNYFFSRFYFFISLGTILSVTLGIGVQDYVSRSWGYGLCCFAFSIGIILFVSRTRRYRYKNLQGSPIVQVLNVLVAAIRKRKLKYPTNVDTLYEDSTETAPRIRHTDQIHCLDKAAIIDENNYGTNGSVIRNRWKLCSVTKVEEVKMVVRLLPIWASTIYFWTIHSQVLTFSVEQASTMERTIGNKFQIPAGSFNTFYILGILVGAAFYDRVIIPLMKKWKGKHGVTNLQRIAIGYVFGIIAMAVASIVETRRMSVVRAKGGNVATLPMKFYILIPQFFLVGVAESFAYSGQLDFFITRSPKGMKSMSTGLFLSTVGFGFFVSSLLVIIVNMATATQVGTGWLASNINYGKLYYFYALLAGLTFINMIIYLFCAMWYVRTMKDAAQIERIVTNSEEEEKHAMEMKGTLTSAEEDCE, from the exons ATGGAGAGAACAATCGGGAACAACTTTCAAACCCCGGCAGGATCTTTCAATGCTTTCTGTATTTCAAGAATTTTGATTGATGCTGCTTTCTACGATTGG GAGAGAAAAATGAGTCCAAAAGTTACCTACGCGATAGACTACAAGGGACAACCAGCTGACAAGACGAGAACTGGAGGATGGATGTCTGCAGCTACTATCTTAG TTACGGAGGCATGCGAGAGGTTCACAACAATGGGAATTGCAGCCAACCTTGTGACTTATTCAACTGGGACGTTGCATCTTCCTAGTTCAGTTGCGGCCAATATGGTATCGAACTTTTCTGGCACAGGATATGTCTTGTGTTTGGTCGGTGGTTTCGTGGCTGATAGTTTCTTAGGCCGATATTGGACAATTCTCATTTCTTCAATAACCTTAGCGGTG GGTGCTGGCATTTTATCAATATCATGTGCAGTTCCAACACTACAACCACCCCCTTGCCCCCTTAACAGTAGTACCTGCATACCGGCCAATGGATTTCAAGTTGGAATCATAAATCTTGCTCTATATGTGATCGCAGTGGGAGAAGGAGGACTCAAAGCCAATGCATCAGGATTTGGAACTGATCAATTTGACGAAGatgataagaaggaaaaaacaaagatGAATTACTTTTTTAGtagattttatttcttcatCAGCCTTGGAACTATACTTAGTGTCACACTGGGAATAGGGGTACAAGACTATGTTAGCCGAAGCTGGGGATATGGGCTTTGTTGTTTTGCATTCTctattggtataattttatttgTGTCACGGACTAGAAGATACAGGTACAAGAATCTCCAAGGAAGCCCCATTGTTCAAGTTCTCAACGTTTTGGTGGCTGCTATACGGAAGAGGAAACTCAAGTATCCTACCAATGTTGATACCTTATATGAAGACTCTACTGAGACTGCTCCAAGAATCCGTCACACAGACCAAATTCA TTGTTTGGACAAGGCTGCAATCATAGACGAAAACAATTATGGGACTAATGGTTCTGTGATTCGAAACCGTTGGAAATTATGCTCAGTCACAAAGGTAGAGGAGGTGAAAATGGTAGTTAGACTACTACCAATTTGGGCCTCCACAATCTATTTCTGGACCATTCATTCACAGGTGCTCACCTTCTCTGTGGAGCAAGCTTCAACGATGGAGAGAACAATTGGGAACAAGTTTCAAATCCCGGCAGGCTCTTTCAATACCTTTTATATTTTGGGCATATTGGTTGGTGCTGCTTTCTACGACCGAGTAATCATTCCCTTGATGAAGAAGTGGAAAGGGAAACATG GTGTCACAAACCTACAAAGAATAGCCATTGGCTATGTCTTTGGAATTATTGCTATGGCAGTTGCTTCAATCGTGGAGACAAGACGGATGTCAGTGGTTAGAGCTAAAGGTGGCAATGTCGCAACTTTGCCTAtgaaattctacatattgatcCCGCAGTTCTTCTTAGTTGGCGTGGCAGAATCATTCGCCTACAGCGGTCAACTTGATTTTTTCATAACTAGATCTCCAAAAGGGATGAAGTCAATGAGCACTGGGCTTTTCCTCTCGACTGTAGGATTCGGATTTTTTGTTAGCTCTTTGTTGGTGATCATAGTCAACATGGCGACTGCTACCCAGGTTGGCACAGGATGGCTAGCCAGTAACATAAACTATGGGAAATTATACTATTTTTATGCTCTTTTGGCTGGGTTAACCTTCATAAACATGATAATCTATCTTTTTTGTGCCATGTGGTATGTGAGAACAATGAAAGATGCTGCACAAATAGAGAGAATTGTTACAAATtctgaagaggaagagaaacatGCCATGGAGATGAAGGGCACCCTTACTTCTGCAGAGGAAGATTGTGAATGA
- the LOC122084896 gene encoding protein NRT1/ PTR FAMILY 6.2-like, giving the protein MSQRPLHHYGTKIVCGETVSGSEDPTTKERKMSPKITYAVDYKGQPVDKTKTGGWLSAASILIIETCERFTTMGIGSNLVTYVVGKMHLPNATAANIVTNFSGAVFMLGLFGGFVADTFLGRYWTITISAVIETLGAFLLAISTVVPRLQPPPCSGSICIEANGLQVGVMNIALYIIAFGVGGLKSNVSGFGTDQFDEKDKKEKSKMDYFFSRFYFVINFGTLLGVTVEIYIQDYVSRAWGYGICCIVFFVGLMGFLSRTRKYRYRKCMGSPIIQILQVLVASVWKRKLKCPTIDTLYDDSTEAAKIHHTDQLCWLDKAAIVSEKEIGADGFFIRKPWKLCSVTKVEEVKMMVRLMPIWASTIFFWTIHAQLLTFSVVQASTMERSIGNFKIPAGSFNVFFIAGILISSAFYDRVIIPLMKRWTGKHGLTNLKRIAIGIVFSIVAMIVAAIVETKRISIVRPMGGNVTTLPLNFRILIPQFFLVGVGEAFMYSGQLDFFITRAPKGMKSMSTGLFLSTVGLGFFVSSFLVSIVNKVTGTHVGSAWLTSNINYGKLHYFYALLAVLSFINLVFYLLCAIWYTRTTKKESIVSSFKEEEKHAMQMEGTPTATSADEDC; this is encoded by the exons ATGAgccag CGACCTCTTCACCATTATGGCACCAAAATCGTCTGTGGGGAGACGGTGAGTGGTAGTGAGGATCCAACGACTAAG gaaaggaaaatgagccCAAAAATTACTTATGCAGTAGATTACAAGGGACAACCTGTTGACAAGACGAAAACTGGAGGATGGCTGTCTGCAGCTTCTATCCTAA TTATTGAGACGTGCGAGAGGTTCACAACAATGGGAATTGGATCCAACCTAGTGACTTATGTGGTTGGGAAGATGCATCTTCCTAATGCAACTGCAGCCAACATTGTAACAAACTTTTCTGGGGCAGTATTTATGTTAGGTTTGTTCGGAGGTTTTGTGGCAGATACTTTCTTAGGCCGGTATTGGACAATTACCATTTCTGCAGTCATTGAAACACTG GGTGCTTTCCTCCTAGCAATATCCACTGTAGTGCCACGACTGCAACCACCCCCTTGCAGCGGAAGTATATGCATAGAGGCTAATGGATTACAAGTTGGAGTCATGAATATTGCTCTATACATAATCGCATTTGGAGTGGGTGGACTTAAATCCAATGTATCAGGATTTGGAACTGATCAATTCGATGAGAAggataagaaggaaaaatccAAGATGGATTATTTTTTCAGTAGATTTTATTTTGTCATCAACTTTGGAACTCTTCTGGGTGTCACAGTGGAAATCTACATACAAGACTATGTCAGTCGAGCTTGGGGATATGGGATTTGTTGTATAGTATTCTTTGTTGGATTGATGGGATTTTTGTCAAGGACTAGAAAATATAGGTATAGGAAATGCATGGGAAGCCCCATTATTCAAATTCTCCAGGTTTTGGTGGCCTCTGTATGGAAAAGGAAACTCAAATGTCCTACCATTGATACCTTATATGATGACTCCACTGAAGCTGCAAAAATCCATCACACAGACCAACTTTG ttGGTTGGACAAGGCTGCAATCGTAAGCGAAAAAGAAATTGGGGCTGATGGATTTTTTATTCGAAAACCTTGGAAACTATGTTCAGTCACAAAGGTAGAGGAGGTGAAAATGATGGTTAGACTAATGCCAATTTGGGCCTCCACAATATTTTTCTGGACCATACATGCGCAGTTGCTCACCTTCTCTGTGGTACAAGCTTCAACAATGGAGAGATCAATCGGAAACTTTAAAATCCCAGCAGGTTCATTCAATGTTTTCTTTATTGCTGGCATATTGATTTCTTCCGCTTTCTATGATCGTGTGATCATTCCCTTGATGAAGAGGTGGACAGGGAAACATG GTTTAACCAACCTGAAAAGAATAGCCATTGGCATTGTCTTTTCAATTGTGGCCATGATAGTTGCAGCAATCGTGGAGACAAAACGGATATCCATCGTTAGACCTATGGGTGGCAATGTCACAACTTTGCCCCTGAATTTCCGCATATTGATCCCGCAGTTCTTCCTTGTTGGTGTGGGAGAAGCATTCATGTACAGCGGTCAGCTTGATTTCTTCATAACCAGAGCTCCAAAAGGAATGAAGTCGATGAGCACGGGTCTTTTCCTCTCCACTGTGGGACTTGGGTTTTTTGTTAGTAGCTTCTTGGTATCCATAGTCAACAAGGTGACAGGAACACATGTTGGCAGTGCATGGCTAACTAGTAACATAAACTATGGGAAATTACACTATTTCTATGCTCTTCTAGCTGTGTTAAGCTTCATAAACTTGGTATTCTATCTTCTTTGTGCCATATGGTACACGAGGAcaaccaaaaaagaaagcatCGTTTCAAGTtttaaagaggaagagaaacatGCTATGCAGATGGAGGGCACCCCTACTGCTACTTCTGCAGATGAAGATTGCTAA